The proteins below come from a single Serratia ficaria genomic window:
- the typA gene encoding ribosome-dependent GTPase TypA, which produces MIENLRNIAIIAHVDHGKTTLVDKLLQQSGTFGERVEATERVMDSNDLEKERGITILAKNTAINWKDYRINIVDTPGHADFGGEVERVMSMVDSVLLVVDAMDGPMPQTRFVTKKAFANGLKPIVVINKVDRPGARPDWVVDQVFDLFVNLDATDEQLDFPIIYASALMGIAGNDHNDMAEDMTPLYQAIVDHVSAPQVELEAPFQMQISQLDYNNYLGVIGIGRIKRGKVKPNQQVTIIDSEGKTRNGKVGKVLGHMGLERIESSLAEAGDIIAITGLGELNISDTICDTNAVEALPALSVDEPTVSMFFNVNTSPFCGKEGKFVTSRQILERLNKELVHNVALRVEETEDADAFRVSGRGELHLSVLIENMRREGFELAVSRPKVIFREIDGRKQEPFENVTLDIEEQHQGSVMQAMGERKADLKNMDPDGKGRVRLDYVIPSRGLIGFRNEFMTMTSGTGLLYSTFSHYDDVRQGEVGQRQNGVLISNGQGKAVAFALYGLQDRGKLFLGHGAEVYEGQIIGIHSRSNDLTVNCLTGKKLTNMRASGTDEATTLVPAIKMTLEQALEFIDDDELVEVTPTSIRIRKRHLTENDRKRASRGPKDA; this is translated from the coding sequence GTGATCGAAAATTTGCGTAACATCGCCATTATTGCCCACGTTGACCATGGTAAAACCACCCTGGTTGATAAGCTGCTGCAACAATCCGGTACTTTCGGAGAGCGTGTAGAAGCCACCGAACGCGTAATGGACTCCAACGATTTGGAGAAAGAGCGTGGGATTACCATCCTCGCAAAAAACACCGCCATTAATTGGAAAGACTACCGCATCAACATCGTGGATACCCCAGGACACGCCGACTTCGGCGGTGAGGTAGAGCGTGTGATGTCAATGGTCGACTCGGTGCTGCTGGTTGTGGATGCAATGGATGGCCCTATGCCGCAAACCCGCTTCGTGACCAAGAAGGCCTTCGCCAACGGTCTGAAGCCGATCGTGGTAATCAACAAGGTTGACCGTCCTGGCGCGCGTCCTGACTGGGTTGTCGATCAGGTGTTCGACCTGTTCGTTAACCTCGACGCGACCGACGAGCAGCTCGATTTCCCAATCATCTATGCATCCGCACTGATGGGCATCGCCGGCAACGACCACAACGACATGGCGGAAGACATGACCCCGCTGTATCAGGCGATCGTCGACCACGTGTCCGCGCCGCAGGTTGAGCTGGAAGCGCCATTCCAGATGCAGATCTCGCAGCTGGACTACAACAACTACCTGGGCGTGATCGGCATCGGCCGCATCAAGCGCGGTAAAGTGAAGCCAAACCAGCAGGTCACCATCATCGACAGCGAAGGTAAAACTCGCAACGGTAAAGTGGGCAAAGTGCTGGGTCACATGGGTCTGGAGCGTATCGAGTCCTCTCTGGCCGAAGCTGGCGACATCATCGCCATCACCGGTCTGGGCGAGCTGAACATCTCCGACACCATCTGCGACACCAACGCCGTTGAAGCGCTGCCGGCGTTGTCCGTTGATGAACCTACCGTCAGCATGTTCTTCAACGTCAACACCTCGCCGTTCTGCGGTAAAGAAGGCAAATTCGTGACTTCTCGCCAAATCCTTGAGCGTCTGAACAAGGAACTGGTGCACAACGTGGCGCTGCGCGTTGAAGAAACCGAAGATGCCGACGCGTTCCGCGTTTCAGGCCGTGGCGAGCTGCACCTGTCCGTGCTGATCGAAAACATGCGTCGTGAAGGTTTCGAACTGGCGGTATCCCGCCCGAAAGTTATCTTCCGTGAAATCGACGGCCGCAAACAAGAGCCGTTCGAAAACGTGACGCTGGACATCGAAGAGCAGCATCAGGGCTCGGTGATGCAGGCCATGGGTGAGCGTAAAGCCGACCTGAAAAACATGGATCCGGACGGTAAGGGCCGCGTGCGTCTCGACTACGTGATCCCAAGCCGCGGCTTGATCGGCTTCCGTAACGAATTCATGACCATGACTTCCGGTACCGGTCTGCTGTATTCCACCTTCAGCCACTACGACGACGTCCGTCAGGGTGAAGTGGGCCAGCGTCAGAACGGCGTGCTGATCTCCAACGGTCAGGGTAAAGCGGTAGCGTTCGCCCTGTACGGTCTGCAAGATCGCGGCAAGCTGTTCCTCGGCCACGGCGCGGAAGTGTATGAAGGCCAGATCATCGGTATTCACTCACGCTCCAACGACCTGACCGTGAACTGCCTGACCGGCAAGAAACTGACCAACATGCGTGCTTCCGGTACCGACGAAGCGACTACCCTGGTTCCCGCCATCAAAATGACCCTGGAGCAAGCTCTGGAATTCATCGATGACGACGAACTGGTAGAAGTGACGCCAACCTCGATCCGTATCCGCAAGCGTCACCTGACGGAGAACGATCGTAAGCGTGCCAGCCGCGGTCCTAAAGACGCGTAA
- the glnA gene encoding glutamate--ammonia ligase, producing the protein MSAEHVLTMLNEHEVKFVDLRFTDTKGKEQHVTIPAHQVNADFFEEGKMFDGSSIGGWKGINESDMVLMPDASTAVLDPFFEESTLIIRCDILEPGTMQGYDRDPRSISKRAEDFLRSSGIADTVLFGPEPEFFLFDDIRFGSSIRGSHVAIDDIEGAWNSGTTYDGGNKGHRPAVKGGYFPVPPVDSSQDIRSTMCLTMEEMGLVVEAHHHEVATAGQNEVATRFNTMTKKADEIQIYKYVVHNVAHAFGKTATFMPKPMFGDNGSGMHCHMSLSKNGTNLFAGDKYGGLSETALFYIGGIIKHAKAINALSNPTTNSYKRLVPGYEAPVMLAYSARNRSASIRIPVVASPKARRIEARFPDPAANPYLCFAALLMAGLDGIINKIHPGDAMDKNLYDLPPEEEAEIPKVAGSLDEAMAALNEDREFLTRGGVFTDDAIDAYIELRKEEMDRVRMTPHPVEFELYYSV; encoded by the coding sequence ATGTCCGCTGAACACGTTTTGACGATGCTGAATGAGCATGAAGTGAAATTCGTAGACCTGCGTTTCACTGACACCAAGGGTAAGGAACAACACGTCACCATCCCTGCTCATCAGGTGAACGCCGACTTCTTCGAAGAAGGCAAAATGTTTGACGGCTCCTCGATCGGCGGTTGGAAGGGCATCAACGAATCTGACATGGTGCTGATGCCGGACGCCAGCACGGCGGTACTGGATCCGTTCTTCGAAGAATCCACCCTGATCATCCGCTGCGACATTCTCGAGCCGGGCACCATGCAGGGCTACGACCGCGACCCGCGCTCCATCTCCAAGCGTGCGGAAGACTTCCTGCGCTCTTCCGGCATCGCGGATACCGTGCTGTTCGGGCCGGAGCCAGAATTCTTCCTGTTCGATGACATTCGTTTCGGCAGCAGCATCCGCGGTTCCCACGTGGCCATCGACGATATCGAAGGCGCATGGAACTCCGGCACCACCTACGACGGCGGCAACAAAGGCCACCGCCCGGCGGTGAAAGGCGGTTACTTCCCGGTTCCTCCGGTCGACTCTTCGCAGGACATCCGTTCCACCATGTGTCTGACCATGGAAGAAATGGGTCTGGTGGTTGAAGCGCACCACCACGAAGTGGCCACCGCAGGTCAGAACGAAGTGGCTACCCGCTTCAATACCATGACCAAAAAAGCCGACGAAATCCAGATCTACAAATACGTGGTGCACAACGTGGCGCACGCCTTCGGCAAAACCGCGACCTTCATGCCGAAGCCAATGTTCGGCGACAACGGTTCCGGCATGCACTGCCACATGTCGCTGTCCAAGAACGGCACCAACCTGTTCGCCGGCGACAAATACGGCGGCCTGTCTGAAACCGCCCTGTTCTACATCGGCGGCATCATCAAGCACGCCAAAGCGATCAACGCCCTGTCCAACCCGACCACCAACTCCTACAAGCGTCTGGTCCCGGGCTACGAAGCGCCGGTGATGCTGGCTTACTCAGCGCGTAACCGCTCCGCCTCCATCCGTATTCCGGTGGTCGCCAGCCCGAAAGCGCGCCGTATCGAAGCCCGCTTCCCGGATCCGGCGGCCAACCCATACCTGTGCTTCGCCGCACTGCTGATGGCCGGCCTGGACGGCATCATCAACAAGATCCACCCTGGCGACGCGATGGACAAAAACCTGTATGACCTGCCGCCGGAAGAAGAAGCCGAGATCCCAAAAGTGGCGGGCTCGCTGGATGAAGCCATGGCCGCACTGAACGAAGACCGCGAGTTCCTGACCCGCGGCGGCGTGTTCACCGACGATGCGATCGATGCTTACATCGAACTGCGCAAAGAAGAAATGGACCGCGTGCGCATGACGCCACACCCGGTTGAGTTCGAACTGTACTACAGCGTTTAA
- the glnL gene encoding nitrogen regulation protein NR(II): MATGKLPDAGQILNSLINSILLLDDSLAVHYANPAAQQLLAQSSRKLFGTPLPDLLGYFSLNVDLMRESLHAGQGFTDNEVTLVVDGRAHILSLTAQALPEGYILVELAPMDNQRRLSQEQLQHAQQVAARDLVRGLAHEIKNPLGGLRGAAQLLAKALPDPALTEYTKVIIEQADRLRNLVDRLLGPQRPGQHITQSIHQVAERVCQLVSLEKPDNVTLVRDYDPSLPEMAHDPDQIEQVLLNITRNALQALGEAGGTITLRTRTAFQITLHGTRYRLAARIDIEDDGPGVPAQLQDTLFYPMVSGREGGTGLGLSIARNLIDQHCGKIEFNSWPGHTEFSVYLPIRQ; this comes from the coding sequence ATGGCAACTGGCAAGCTGCCCGACGCAGGGCAGATCCTCAATTCTCTCATCAACAGCATTCTGCTGTTGGATGACTCTCTGGCGGTTCATTACGCCAACCCGGCGGCACAACAGCTGCTGGCGCAAAGTTCCCGTAAACTTTTCGGTACGCCGCTGCCCGATTTGCTCGGCTATTTTTCGCTGAACGTCGATTTGATGCGTGAGAGCCTCCACGCCGGCCAGGGCTTCACCGACAACGAAGTGACTCTGGTGGTCGACGGACGCGCGCATATCCTCTCCCTGACCGCTCAGGCGCTGCCTGAGGGCTATATCCTGGTCGAGCTGGCGCCGATGGACAACCAACGCCGCCTGAGCCAGGAACAGCTGCAGCATGCGCAACAGGTGGCCGCCCGCGATCTGGTGCGCGGTCTGGCTCACGAGATCAAAAACCCGCTGGGCGGCCTGCGCGGCGCGGCGCAGCTGCTGGCCAAGGCGCTGCCCGATCCGGCGCTGACCGAATACACCAAGGTGATCATCGAACAGGCCGATCGCCTGCGCAACCTGGTCGACCGCCTGCTGGGGCCTCAGCGGCCGGGCCAGCACATCACCCAGAGCATTCACCAGGTGGCGGAGCGCGTTTGCCAGCTGGTGTCGCTGGAGAAACCGGATAACGTCACCCTGGTGCGCGACTATGATCCGAGCCTGCCGGAAATGGCCCATGACCCGGACCAGATCGAGCAGGTGCTGCTGAACATCACCCGCAATGCGCTGCAGGCGCTGGGCGAAGCCGGCGGCACCATTACGCTGCGCACCCGCACCGCGTTCCAAATCACCCTGCACGGCACCCGTTATCGGCTGGCGGCGCGCATCGATATCGAAGATGACGGCCCCGGCGTACCGGCGCAGCTGCAGGATACCCTGTTCTACCCGATGGTCAGCGGCCGTGAAGGCGGCACCGGCCTGGGGTTATCCATCGCCCGCAATCTGATCGATCAGCATTGCGGAAAAATTGAATTCAACAGTTGGCCAGGCCATACCGAGTTTTCGGTCTACCTGCCCATTCGTCAGTGA
- the glnG gene encoding nitrogen regulation protein NR(I) — MQRGIVWIVDDDSSIRWVLERALTGAGVSCATFDSGNDVLEALATQTPDVLLSDIRMPGMDGLALLKQIKQRHPMLPVIIMTAHSDLDAAVSAYQQGAFDYLPKPFDIDEAVALVERAISHYQEQQQPARSQPASDPAADIIGEAPAMQDVFRIIGRLSRSSISVLINGESGTGKELVAHALHRHSPRAKSPFIALNMAAIPKDLIESELFGHEKGAFTGANQIRQGRFEQADGGTLFLDEIGDMPLDVQTRLLRVLADGQFYRVGGYAPVKVDVRIIAATHQNLELRVQEGKFREDLFHRLNVIRVHLPPLRERREDIPRLARYFLQVAAKELGVEAKNLHPETETALTRLPWPGNVRQLENTCRWLTVMAAGQEVLIQDLPGELFETAAPESAGHSLPDSWATLLAQWADRALRSGHQNLLSEAQPEMERTLLTTALRHTQGHKQEAARLLGWGRNTLTRKLKELGME; from the coding sequence ATGCAACGAGGGATAGTCTGGATCGTCGATGACGATAGCTCCATCCGCTGGGTGCTTGAACGTGCGCTCACGGGAGCCGGTGTCAGCTGCGCCACCTTCGACAGCGGCAATGACGTGCTGGAAGCCTTGGCCACGCAAACTCCCGACGTATTGCTGTCCGATATCCGCATGCCGGGGATGGACGGTTTGGCGCTGCTGAAACAGATAAAACAGCGTCACCCGATGCTTCCGGTCATCATAATGACCGCGCATTCGGATCTGGACGCCGCCGTCAGCGCCTATCAGCAAGGCGCCTTCGATTACCTGCCGAAGCCGTTTGATATCGATGAAGCGGTGGCGCTGGTCGAACGCGCCATCAGCCACTATCAGGAACAGCAGCAGCCGGCGCGCAGCCAGCCTGCCAGCGATCCGGCGGCGGACATCATCGGCGAAGCCCCGGCGATGCAGGACGTGTTCCGCATCATCGGGCGCCTGTCGCGGTCGTCGATCAGCGTGCTGATCAACGGCGAATCCGGCACCGGCAAAGAGCTGGTGGCCCATGCGCTGCACCGCCACAGCCCGCGCGCCAAATCGCCGTTTATCGCCCTGAATATGGCCGCCATTCCCAAAGATTTGATCGAGTCCGAGCTGTTCGGCCACGAAAAAGGCGCGTTCACCGGCGCCAACCAGATCCGCCAGGGGCGCTTTGAACAGGCCGACGGCGGCACGCTGTTTCTCGACGAGATCGGCGACATGCCGCTGGACGTGCAGACGCGCTTGCTGCGCGTGCTGGCGGACGGCCAGTTCTACCGGGTCGGCGGCTATGCGCCGGTCAAGGTCGACGTGCGCATCATCGCCGCCACCCACCAGAATCTGGAGCTGCGGGTGCAGGAGGGCAAGTTCCGTGAGGATCTGTTCCACCGCCTGAACGTGATCCGCGTGCACTTGCCGCCGCTGCGCGAGCGGCGTGAGGACATTCCGCGGCTGGCGCGCTACTTCCTGCAGGTTGCGGCCAAAGAGCTGGGCGTGGAGGCGAAAAACCTGCACCCGGAAACCGAAACCGCCCTGACTCGCCTGCCCTGGCCGGGCAACGTGCGCCAGTTGGAGAACACCTGCCGCTGGCTGACCGTGATGGCCGCCGGGCAGGAGGTGCTGATTCAGGATCTGCCGGGCGAGCTGTTTGAAACCGCCGCGCCGGAAAGCGCCGGGCACAGCCTGCCGGACAGCTGGGCCACGCTGTTGGCGCAGTGGGCCGATCGCGCGCTGCGTTCCGGTCATCAAAACCTGCTGTCGGAGGCGCAGCCGGAAATGGAGCGCACCCTGCTCACCACCGCTTTGCGTCATACGCAGGGACATAAGCAGGAGGCCGCACGGCTGCTGGGCTGGGGGCGCAACACCCTGACCCGCAAGCTGAAAGAGTTGGGAATGGAATAG
- a CDS encoding YshB family small membrane protein produces the protein MLDSFIAFISQGAELGSAAGHTPQAAVAALLCAALLNFFS, from the coding sequence ATGCTGGATTCATTCATCGCATTCATTTCCCAAGGCGCGGAACTGGGTTCCGCCGCCGGCCACACCCCGCAGGCGGCCGTTGCCGCGCTGCTGTGCGCCGCGCTGCTTAACTTCTTCAGCTAA
- the hemN gene encoding oxygen-independent coproporphyrinogen III oxidase, with product MSEQAIVWDLALIQKYNYSGPRYTSYPTALEFNQHYDEAAFQRAAVRYPDRPLSLYVHIPFCHKLCYFCGCNKLVTRQTHKADEYLQMLAHEIAQRAPLFAGRQVGQMHWGGGTPTYLTKAQISRLVALLRQHFDFLPDAEMSIEVDPREIELDVLDHLRSEGFNRLSMGVQDFNKQVQQLVNREQDEDFIFALIARAKALGFRSTNIDLIYGLPKQTPESFAFTLQRVAELAPDRLSVFNYAHLPSLFAAQRKIKDADLPSARQKLDILQQSIAFLTGAGYRFIGMDHFARPDDELAIAQREGKLHRNFQGYTTQGDSDLLGLGVSAISMLGDSYAQNQKELKSYYGSVEAQGHALWRGLAMTEDDCLRRDVIKTLICNFGLDYQAVERQYGVDFAAYFAEDLQLLAPFELDGLVERDATGIRVTPRGRLLIRNICMCFDIYLRQQARNQQFSRVI from the coding sequence ATGTCAGAGCAGGCAATCGTCTGGGATTTGGCCCTGATCCAAAAATATAACTATTCGGGGCCGCGTTACACCTCGTACCCCACGGCGCTGGAGTTTAACCAGCACTACGACGAAGCGGCGTTTCAACGCGCCGCGGTGCGTTACCCCGATCGTCCGCTGTCGCTGTACGTGCATATCCCGTTTTGCCATAAGCTGTGCTATTTCTGCGGCTGCAACAAGCTGGTGACTCGCCAGACGCACAAGGCTGATGAATATCTGCAGATGCTGGCGCATGAGATAGCCCAGCGCGCGCCGCTGTTTGCCGGCCGCCAGGTGGGGCAGATGCACTGGGGCGGCGGCACGCCGACCTACCTGACCAAAGCGCAAATCAGCCGGCTGGTGGCGTTGTTGCGCCAGCATTTTGACTTTCTGCCCGACGCGGAAATGTCGATTGAAGTGGATCCGCGCGAGATTGAGCTGGACGTGCTCGATCACTTGCGCAGCGAGGGCTTTAATCGTCTGAGCATGGGCGTGCAGGATTTCAACAAACAGGTACAGCAGCTGGTCAACCGCGAGCAGGATGAAGATTTCATTTTTGCCCTGATCGCCCGCGCCAAGGCGCTCGGTTTCCGTTCGACCAATATCGATCTGATCTACGGCCTGCCGAAGCAAACGCCGGAAAGCTTCGCCTTCACGCTGCAACGGGTGGCGGAGCTGGCGCCGGATCGTCTCAGCGTGTTCAATTATGCGCATTTGCCGAGCCTGTTCGCCGCCCAGCGCAAAATCAAGGATGCCGATCTGCCCAGCGCCCGGCAGAAGCTGGATATCCTGCAGCAGAGCATCGCGTTCCTGACCGGCGCCGGCTACCGGTTTATCGGCATGGACCACTTTGCGCGCCCGGACGACGAGCTGGCGATCGCCCAGCGCGAAGGCAAGCTGCACCGCAATTTCCAGGGGTACACCACCCAGGGCGACAGCGATCTGCTGGGGCTGGGCGTTTCCGCCATCAGCATGCTCGGCGACAGCTATGCGCAGAACCAGAAAGAGCTGAAGAGCTACTACGGCAGCGTAGAGGCGCAGGGCCACGCGCTGTGGCGCGGCCTGGCGATGACGGAAGACGATTGTCTGCGGCGCGATGTGATCAAAACGCTGATCTGCAACTTCGGGCTGGATTATCAGGCTGTCGAGCGGCAATACGGCGTCGACTTCGCCGCTTATTTTGCCGAGGATCTGCAACTGCTGGCGCCGTTTGAGCTCGATGGGCTGGTGGAGCGTGATGCAACAGGCATTCGCGTGACGCCGCGCGGCCGATTGCTGATCCGCAACATTTGCATGTGCTTCGATATCTACCTGCGCCAGCAGGCGCGCAATCAACAATTTTCCCGGGTGATTTGA
- the yihI gene encoding Der GTPase-activating protein YihI, which produces MNQPSKAPRAPRSSAAKPKTKKKSRVELDQEARERKRLKKRRGHASGSRTQVESDSQKNKSAAQAKDPRIGSKVPVALVVDAKAKAKPQPKPKAEAKPRLSPEEELAKLENDERLDALLDRIDDGETLNAEEQAYVDQTLDRIDVLMELLGIELGEDEDDEEEEKQEDILKLLKGGNPKDVF; this is translated from the coding sequence ATGAACCAGCCATCAAAAGCACCTCGCGCGCCTCGCAGCAGCGCGGCGAAGCCGAAAACGAAAAAGAAAAGCCGTGTGGAGCTCGATCAGGAAGCCCGCGAGCGCAAGCGTCTGAAAAAGCGCCGCGGTCATGCTTCCGGCTCCCGCACCCAGGTTGAATCCGACAGCCAGAAAAACAAATCAGCCGCACAGGCCAAAGATCCGCGCATCGGCAGCAAGGTGCCGGTAGCGCTGGTGGTTGATGCCAAGGCGAAAGCCAAGCCGCAGCCGAAACCGAAGGCCGAGGCCAAACCGCGCCTGTCGCCGGAAGAAGAGCTGGCGAAGCTGGAAAATGACGAACGCCTGGATGCATTGCTGGATCGCATCGACGACGGCGAAACGCTGAATGCCGAAGAGCAGGCCTATGTCGATCAGACGCTGGACCGCATCGATGTACTGATGGAGCTGTTGGGCATCGAGCTGGGCGAAGACGAAGACGACGAAGAAGAAGAAAAACAGGAGGACATCCTGAAGCTGCTGAAAGGCGGTAACCCGAAAGACGTATTTTAA